The following proteins are co-located in the Desulfovibrio inopinatus DSM 10711 genome:
- a CDS encoding ATP synthase F0 subunit B, protein MKVAGATTLLLAVSAVAFASEHGGEHGLNWMDFIYRLINFGLVAGVIIWLAGGKMKQFFKGRSIQIENELADLDTRKVDAEKRLKEIEASISNLEEEKQSILADYKAQGEKLKAAIIEAAEQAAVQIKEQASRTAENEMKQAVVEMRAELADLVTAAAEKSIKDKLSEKDHEKLVDEYLAKVVLN, encoded by the coding sequence ATGAAAGTCGCCGGGGCAACAACGCTCCTGCTTGCGGTCAGCGCCGTGGCGTTCGCATCCGAGCATGGTGGCGAACACGGTCTTAACTGGATGGATTTCATCTACAGGCTGATCAACTTCGGGTTGGTTGCCGGAGTCATCATCTGGTTGGCTGGCGGAAAGATGAAACAGTTTTTCAAGGGCCGCAGCATCCAGATCGAAAATGAACTGGCAGATCTCGATACCCGTAAGGTCGACGCTGAAAAACGCCTGAAAGAAATCGAAGCCAGCATCTCCAACCTGGAAGAAGAAAAACAGAGCATCCTTGCCGATTACAAGGCTCAAGGCGAAAAGCTCAAGGCTGCCATTATCGAAGCCGCCGAGCAGGCCGCCGTGCAGATCAAGGAGCAGGCCTCCCGTACCGCCGAGAATGAAATGAAGCAGGCGGTTGTTGAAATGCGCGCCGAGCTGGCCGACCTTGTGACGGCCGCTGCCGAGAAATCGATCAAGGATAAGCTGTCGGAGAAGGACCACGAAAAGTTAGTGGATGAATACTTAGCAAAGGTGGTGCTCAATTGA
- a CDS encoding ATP synthase F0 subunit B, translated as MIDLDSTFFIQLVNFVVILIALNVVLIRPIRSVLEKRREYMASQADAIQAFTDTADSKLKNYEETLATARKGATDIRNALRDEGAAVEKDIMEKAGAEVSAKLAEARSEIGAQAAKAMDDLKVKVDVMAGKAVEKVLGQAG; from the coding sequence ATGATTGATTTAGACAGCACTTTTTTTATTCAACTCGTCAACTTCGTCGTCATCCTGATCGCACTCAATGTTGTGCTGATCAGGCCGATCCGATCCGTCCTGGAAAAACGCCGTGAATACATGGCGTCCCAGGCTGATGCCATTCAGGCATTTACGGACACAGCTGACAGTAAATTGAAAAATTATGAAGAGACGCTCGCCACGGCTCGCAAAGGCGCTACTGACATCCGGAACGCGCTTCGTGACGAAGGTGCCGCTGTTGAGAAAGACATTATGGAAAAAGCCGGCGCCGAAGTTTCTGCCAAATTGGCGGAAGCCCGGTCCGAAATTGGGGCCCAGGCCGCGAAGGCCATGGACGATCTGAAGGTCAAGGTAGACGTTATGGCCGGCAAAGCGGTCGAGAAGGTTCTCGGTCAGGCCGGTTAA
- a CDS encoding bactofilin family protein, whose product MARDEINAFLGAGTTYQGRLDFEGSVRIDGNFQGEVESSGTLVVGKDATIIGQVKVGQLVLSGRLEGDVTAQKKVTMHKTAVFYGNLVTPALVVEDGAVLEGKVTMDFTSQASLPAEVED is encoded by the coding sequence GTGGCCAGAGACGAAATCAATGCCTTTCTCGGGGCCGGGACGACCTATCAGGGGCGTCTTGACTTCGAAGGGTCGGTCCGGATCGATGGCAATTTTCAGGGAGAAGTCGAATCTTCGGGAACCCTTGTTGTTGGGAAAGACGCTACGATCATCGGTCAAGTCAAGGTGGGACAACTCGTATTGAGCGGTCGGCTTGAAGGGGATGTCACGGCACAAAAGAAGGTAACCATGCACAAGACCGCCGTGTTTTACGGCAATCTTGTGACCCCTGCGCTGGTCGTTGAAGATGGAGCTGTGCTTGAAGGAAAAGTGACAATGGACTTCACATCACAGGCTTCTTTGCCGGCTGAAGTCGAAGATTGA
- the rodA gene encoding rod shape-determining protein RodA — translation MSPIDRRLLLHLNWPLLGFTFLLFGLGVLNLYSASGYRMGDEVSLMPYYHKQFIWGLVGMGCLVAFMLFDYRYLAHIAWPLMFATVVLLALVLVVGKTVYGAQRWLTFGGFNFQPSELAKFSVLILGALLLSKKQTRLGWLGLFQVLLVGLVPAGLIVVEPDLGSGLNVLLLLGGLILYQGLTGGVLKTLLIALPLTVPMGWFFLKPYQKQRILTLIDPSKDPLGTGYHIIQSRIAIGSGQLWGKGFLEGTQSQLRFLPEKHTDFAVAVFAEEWGFVGSIALVALFCVFLYLIFVTARGAKDRFGSFLAAGVFFYFFWQILINMGMVVGIMPVVGIPLPFVSYGGSATIVNFCLIGLVLNVSMRRFMFKK, via the coding sequence ATGTCTCCCATTGACAGACGATTACTTCTTCATCTCAACTGGCCCCTGCTCGGTTTTACCTTCCTGCTTTTCGGGCTTGGGGTACTGAACCTGTATTCAGCAAGTGGATATCGTATGGGCGATGAAGTGTCGCTTATGCCATATTATCACAAGCAGTTCATTTGGGGACTCGTTGGTATGGGGTGCCTTGTGGCCTTCATGCTGTTTGATTATCGGTATCTTGCCCATATTGCCTGGCCACTGATGTTTGCCACAGTGGTTCTTCTTGCGTTGGTTCTTGTCGTTGGGAAGACGGTATATGGAGCCCAACGCTGGTTGACCTTTGGGGGGTTCAATTTCCAACCAAGCGAACTTGCAAAGTTTTCCGTGCTCATATTGGGAGCGCTCCTTTTATCCAAAAAGCAGACTCGACTCGGATGGCTTGGTTTGTTCCAAGTGTTACTTGTCGGATTGGTTCCGGCCGGCCTCATCGTTGTTGAACCCGATTTGGGGAGCGGTCTCAACGTGTTGTTGCTTCTTGGAGGATTAATTCTCTATCAAGGACTGACCGGCGGTGTTCTGAAAACGTTATTGATTGCGTTACCGCTGACGGTTCCAATGGGCTGGTTTTTTCTCAAGCCGTACCAGAAACAACGTATTTTGACGTTGATCGATCCGAGTAAAGACCCACTTGGGACAGGGTATCACATCATACAATCCCGCATTGCTATTGGTTCTGGGCAACTGTGGGGAAAAGGGTTTCTTGAAGGGACACAAAGTCAGTTGCGTTTTTTGCCGGAAAAACATACCGATTTTGCCGTAGCCGTATTTGCCGAGGAATGGGGGTTTGTAGGCTCCATTGCATTAGTTGCGCTTTTTTGTGTCTTCCTCTACTTGATATTCGTCACGGCACGAGGAGCAAAAGACCGCTTCGGGAGTTTTCTTGCTGCCGGTGTCTTTTTTTACTTCTTTTGGCAAATACTGATCAATATGGGGATGGTCGTCGGCATTATGCCGGTTGTCGGCATCCCGCTGCCTTTTGTCAGTTATGGTGGATCGGCCACCATTGTAAATTTTTGTCTGATCGGCCTGGTGCTCAATGTCTCCATGCGCCGGTTCATGTTCAAAAAATGA
- the mrdA gene encoding penicillin-binding protein 2, with the protein MNTKFDSDASHAPRHGLILLQVLIFGLFCLFTVRFWYLQVHKGEYFAEQARENQLRQASIPSARGVIWDRNGKQLAVNEPSFALGLIREDCEDVDATLDKVSEWTNVPIEQLQEAYKRGKKRVKSFEPLILATDLTFEVLAKIEANAVFYPGLKIVVRHKRFYPYGELVSHVLGYVAEANEEELEKDDGLALGDSVGKQGLEYVLEQTLRGKKGLKQIEVDALGREHNQQVLLDPHAGNNIKLTIDLDLQAHVAKQLEGQAGTIVVMEPFSGQILALVSQPSYDNNLFVLGVPHSIWKELRDDPRHPIQNRTTQSVYPPGSVFKLFMTACGLSKGFLKYSDTAYCSGGYRLGQRVFHCWKHSGHGTIDLKQALVSSCDVYFYQLGERMGIDRIHQCATEFGFGSKTGIDLPHERAGLVPSREWKRKRRGEAWTKGETLNVSIGQGQVLASPMQIARFISSLVNGGKLMKPSLVATDPPVVQSEIPLSDQDREFILNAMVETVNRGTARSLKRSDARIGGKTGTAQVVKLLNASRRRKTHEMPYQYRDHAWLASFGQRDGKSYVVVCMVEHGGHGGSTGGPMVRAVYEKLFPPESGKKKVAAASP; encoded by the coding sequence ATGAATACCAAATTTGATTCGGATGCTTCACACGCACCACGACATGGCTTGATACTTCTTCAAGTCCTTATTTTCGGGTTGTTTTGCCTTTTTACCGTGCGCTTTTGGTATCTGCAGGTCCATAAGGGTGAGTATTTTGCTGAGCAAGCTCGGGAAAATCAATTACGCCAGGCCTCTATCCCTTCAGCGCGTGGTGTTATTTGGGATCGCAATGGGAAACAACTCGCTGTCAATGAACCATCCTTTGCGTTAGGGCTCATTCGAGAAGACTGTGAAGATGTCGACGCGACGTTGGATAAAGTCTCCGAATGGACCAATGTCCCTATCGAACAATTGCAGGAAGCATACAAACGAGGGAAAAAACGCGTTAAATCGTTTGAACCGTTAATCCTCGCTACGGATTTGACTTTTGAGGTTTTGGCGAAAATTGAGGCCAATGCCGTTTTTTATCCCGGACTCAAAATCGTCGTTCGTCACAAGCGATTTTATCCGTATGGTGAACTTGTCTCGCATGTCCTTGGTTATGTTGCCGAAGCCAACGAAGAAGAGCTCGAAAAAGACGATGGTTTGGCGCTGGGTGATTCCGTCGGGAAGCAGGGCCTGGAATATGTTCTCGAACAAACGCTTCGAGGCAAGAAAGGTCTGAAGCAAATTGAAGTCGACGCATTGGGGCGTGAACACAATCAGCAAGTATTGCTTGATCCGCACGCTGGCAACAACATCAAGCTGACCATTGATCTCGACCTGCAAGCCCACGTTGCCAAACAACTTGAAGGGCAAGCCGGAACCATCGTTGTCATGGAACCGTTTTCCGGTCAGATCCTCGCTCTGGTGAGTCAGCCGAGCTATGATAACAATTTATTCGTCCTGGGCGTGCCCCATTCTATCTGGAAAGAACTCCGCGACGATCCACGACATCCTATTCAGAACAGAACGACGCAAAGTGTGTATCCTCCAGGGTCGGTTTTTAAGCTTTTTATGACGGCCTGCGGCCTCTCCAAGGGGTTTCTTAAGTATTCCGATACGGCCTATTGCTCCGGTGGATATCGACTTGGCCAACGTGTTTTTCACTGCTGGAAGCACAGTGGCCACGGAACAATTGATCTCAAACAGGCATTAGTCAGTTCGTGCGACGTATATTTTTATCAGCTCGGTGAACGAATGGGAATTGACCGTATCCACCAGTGTGCTACGGAATTTGGGTTTGGATCGAAAACCGGCATTGATTTGCCGCATGAGCGCGCCGGCCTTGTGCCGAGCAGAGAATGGAAGCGCAAACGACGTGGAGAAGCCTGGACCAAAGGGGAGACTCTCAACGTCTCCATTGGTCAGGGCCAGGTTCTTGCCTCGCCTATGCAAATTGCGCGGTTTATCTCCTCCCTTGTCAATGGGGGGAAACTCATGAAACCCTCTTTGGTGGCCACGGATCCGCCTGTTGTCCAAAGTGAGATACCATTGTCGGACCAGGATAGAGAATTTATTCTCAATGCCATGGTGGAAACGGTTAACCGAGGAACGGCTCGAAGTTTGAAACGGTCTGATGCCCGTATTGGCGGCAAAACCGGGACGGCACAAGTCGTTAAACTGCTTAATGCGTCAAGACGACGAAAGACGCATGAAATGCCGTATCAATACCGTGACCATGCCTGGTTGGCTTCATTTGGCCAGAGAGATGGTAAGTCCTATGTTGTCGTTTGCATGGTCGAGCATGGCGGGCATGGAGGCAGCACGGGTGGGCCGATGGTGCGCGCCGTTTATGAAAAGCTTTTTCCACCGGAGAGCGGTAAGAAAAAAGTGGCTGCCGCCTCGCCGTAA
- the mreC gene encoding rod shape-determining protein MreC has translation MSSYTGLEFVRWVLSPGKWVSERVGGFWDRYVYFVGVREENEQLKERLGAAEAELAELREQRAEVKRLRALLDMVPPIGRRMEGARILAHRLGPNAALETILLDKGLHHGLSINVPVVSPDGVVGRILRISPNASTVLLVTDPNSRIPVVGQTSRAQGILIGRGPHEEMSVEYVSQQAEIQPGELLVTSGVEAFFPKGLPVARVTRVEPTGSRLFQNVHAAPLFQKDGLEEVGLLIPFDEEVEIEAGTGMAARIPKLDKNESRLEDDAKKHSGGDK, from the coding sequence TTGTCCAGCTACACCGGTCTCGAGTTTGTACGGTGGGTGCTTTCCCCCGGCAAGTGGGTATCTGAACGGGTCGGCGGGTTCTGGGATCGTTACGTCTATTTTGTCGGCGTGCGAGAAGAGAACGAACAGCTCAAGGAGCGGCTTGGTGCGGCCGAAGCCGAGCTGGCTGAGCTGCGTGAACAGCGCGCTGAAGTCAAGCGATTGCGGGCTCTCCTCGACATGGTTCCGCCTATTGGGCGGCGCATGGAGGGGGCTCGAATACTTGCGCATCGGCTTGGTCCCAATGCTGCTTTGGAAACTATCTTACTCGACAAAGGGCTTCATCACGGTCTTTCCATCAATGTTCCGGTGGTAAGCCCTGATGGTGTTGTTGGTCGCATTCTTCGCATCAGCCCGAATGCATCCACAGTGCTTTTGGTGACAGATCCGAATAGCCGTATTCCGGTTGTCGGGCAGACATCTCGTGCTCAAGGGATTCTTATCGGCCGTGGGCCGCATGAAGAAATGAGTGTTGAATATGTCTCGCAACAGGCAGAAATTCAACCGGGGGAACTCCTGGTGACTTCGGGCGTGGAAGCTTTTTTTCCCAAAGGATTGCCCGTTGCGCGTGTCACTCGTGTTGAGCCCACCGGCTCAAGACTGTTTCAAAACGTCCATGCAGCCCCGCTGTTTCAAAAAGATGGACTGGAAGAGGTTGGCCTCTTGATTCCATTTGATGAAGAAGTGGAAATTGAAGCCGGCACTGGAATGGCCGCCCGTATCCCCAAACTCGACAAGAACGAATCTCGCCTTGAAGACGATGCAAAGAAACATTCGGGTGGAGATAAATAA
- a CDS encoding rod shape-determining protein codes for MKKALDFALGVFSNDLAIDLGTANTCVYVKGKGIVLNEPSVVAVKKDSRGVNKVLSVGAEAKKMLGRTPGNIVAIRPMKDGVIADFEVTEAMLRHFISKVHNSRRLVRPRIIICVPTGITQVEKRAVKESAQSAGAREVYLIEEPMAAAIGANLPITEPTSNMVVDIGGGTTEVAVISLSGIVYSKSVRVGGDKMDEAIMQYVKRKYNMLIGESTAEQIKIQIASAHPSTSTGEMEVKGRDLVTGIPQNIVITSEEVQKAIAEQVESIVQAVRIALEQTPPELAADIVDRGIVLTGGGALLRGLDQLLREETSLPITVVDDPLSTVVLGSGKALDNLHVLKEVTID; via the coding sequence ATGAAAAAAGCACTGGATTTCGCCCTGGGCGTATTTTCCAACGACCTGGCGATCGATCTGGGGACGGCAAACACCTGTGTTTACGTCAAGGGCAAAGGTATTGTGCTGAACGAACCGTCGGTTGTTGCCGTAAAAAAAGATTCGCGAGGCGTGAACAAAGTTTTGTCCGTTGGTGCCGAAGCCAAAAAAATGCTCGGTCGGACACCGGGCAATATTGTCGCTATTCGGCCCATGAAGGACGGGGTTATCGCCGACTTCGAAGTGACGGAAGCCATGCTGCGTCATTTTATTTCCAAGGTGCACAACTCGCGGCGGTTGGTACGTCCGCGCATCATCATTTGTGTGCCCACTGGAATTACGCAGGTGGAAAAGAGGGCGGTGAAAGAATCGGCGCAAAGTGCCGGTGCACGCGAAGTCTATTTGATCGAAGAGCCCATGGCCGCGGCTATCGGTGCGAATCTTCCCATTACCGAGCCGACTTCCAACATGGTTGTCGATATCGGTGGGGGCACGACCGAAGTTGCCGTTATTTCTTTGTCCGGCATTGTGTATTCGAAATCGGTGCGCGTGGGCGGTGACAAGATGGACGAAGCCATCATGCAATACGTTAAGCGCAAATATAATATGCTTATTGGTGAATCGACAGCTGAACAAATCAAAATTCAGATTGCATCGGCTCACCCCTCCACGAGTACAGGAGAGATGGAGGTCAAAGGCCGTGACCTTGTCACGGGCATTCCGCAGAATATTGTCATTACTTCCGAGGAAGTACAAAAAGCCATTGCCGAACAGGTGGAAAGCATTGTCCAGGCTGTTCGTATTGCCTTGGAGCAGACGCCGCCAGAGTTGGCAGCCGATATTGTCGACCGGGGTATTGTTTTGACAGGTGGGGGCGCGTTGCTGCGCGGGCTTGATCAACTTCTGCGAGAGGAGACCTCGCTGCCCATCACTGTGGTCGACGATCCGTTGTCCACCGTAGTTCTTGGTTCGGGCAAGGCTCTGGACAATCTCCACGTGCTCAAGGAGGTCACGATAGATTAA
- a CDS encoding TIGR01212 family radical SAM protein (This family includes YhcC from E. coli K-12, an uncharacterized radical SAM protein.), whose amino-acid sequence MHELPYLSLSAYLRQRFGKRVQKIPLDAGMTCPNRDGTISRHGCAFCNPKGSGTGLYHTGEPLAVQWSHWKERLGKKYKTDLFLGYLQSYTNTYGPLERIQALLDEIVPLPGLVGICLGTRPDCIDPDKAALLANAPVEEFWVDLGLQSSNNATLERIGRGHSAACFAQACRLLADNGLLVCAHVMAGLPGETDADFLETVRFAAAQPIAGIKFHNLYVAQDTRIATWYHHGLYTPLTREAYIDMLVKALCLLPAHIVVHRLTGDPAPGELVAPEWARQKQGLLDEIRFRLL is encoded by the coding sequence ATGCATGAACTTCCCTACTTAAGCCTGTCAGCCTACCTCAGGCAACGATTCGGAAAGCGAGTTCAAAAGATTCCACTCGATGCCGGCATGACATGCCCCAATCGAGACGGAACCATTTCACGACACGGCTGCGCGTTTTGCAACCCCAAAGGCTCGGGCACCGGGCTGTACCATACGGGAGAACCCCTTGCTGTGCAATGGTCCCACTGGAAAGAACGGCTCGGCAAAAAATACAAAACAGACCTTTTTCTTGGATACCTTCAATCCTACACGAACACCTATGGTCCGCTCGAACGTATACAAGCCCTCCTTGACGAAATCGTGCCGCTTCCCGGACTGGTCGGAATCTGTCTCGGTACACGCCCCGACTGCATTGATCCGGACAAGGCCGCGTTGCTTGCCAATGCACCGGTCGAGGAATTCTGGGTTGACCTCGGTCTCCAGTCTTCAAACAACGCCACGCTGGAGCGTATCGGACGTGGCCATAGCGCGGCGTGCTTCGCGCAAGCCTGTCGCCTTTTGGCCGACAACGGCCTTCTCGTCTGCGCTCATGTCATGGCCGGTTTGCCCGGAGAAACCGATGCGGATTTCCTTGAGACTGTTCGCTTTGCGGCAGCTCAACCTATTGCCGGTATAAAGTTTCACAATCTCTATGTCGCACAAGATACTCGTATTGCGACCTGGTATCACCATGGTCTCTATACACCGTTAACTCGTGAAGCGTATATTGATATGCTTGTCAAGGCTCTTTGTCTTCTTCCAGCTCATATTGTCGTGCATCGCCTTACTGGCGATCCGGCCCCGGGAGAACTCGTGGCTCCTGAATGGGCTCGTCAGAAACAGGGCCTCCTTGACGAAATACGTTTTCGCCTGCTTTAA
- a CDS encoding methylated-DNA--[protein]-cysteine S-methyltransferase: MRDSETITAAPLGLTIEWHKDKIVHIELHYDDLPPEKYSTAEAYALRKALIAYVEGKLDQWPDLPFDFSIVPPFQTKALKQLCKVKPGTTVTYGELASMCGKPKGARAVGRAMATNPFPLVYPCHRVVGANDDLVGFGGGINLKKYLLDHEGALES, translated from the coding sequence ATGAGAGATAGCGAAACCATAACGGCTGCACCGCTTGGATTGACCATCGAGTGGCATAAAGACAAAATCGTTCATATCGAGTTGCACTACGACGATTTGCCACCGGAAAAATATTCAACAGCCGAAGCGTACGCCCTTCGCAAAGCCTTGATCGCCTATGTAGAAGGAAAACTTGATCAATGGCCCGATCTTCCTTTTGACTTCAGCATTGTTCCTCCTTTTCAGACGAAAGCACTCAAGCAACTCTGTAAAGTCAAACCCGGTACAACCGTGACCTATGGCGAACTGGCTTCCATGTGTGGAAAACCCAAAGGTGCACGCGCTGTTGGGCGTGCTATGGCGACCAATCCATTTCCTTTAGTCTACCCATGCCATCGCGTCGTTGGAGCCAATGATGATCTTGTCGGCTTCGGTGGCGGTATTAATTTAAAAAAATATCTTTTGGATCATGAGGGGGCATTGGAATCGTAA
- a CDS encoding CvpA family protein: MSVTDIVVIVIWLFFAIRGFLRGLVSEAAMIVSLLAGFYGANSIYHLLIPYTSKALDSAGSGMTTYTGVISYALAFLGILLVALIITAAISRVIHLSIFHMADSVLGALAGLIKGAILTSVLFILVTTLLPDNPLLTSSRLLSFQQPITQLIQQAIPQNMLDHLHSLLPKSEAAQTP; this comes from the coding sequence ATGTCTGTAACTGACATTGTTGTCATCGTTATTTGGCTTTTTTTTGCCATTCGAGGTTTTCTACGAGGATTAGTCAGTGAAGCAGCCATGATTGTATCGCTTCTCGCCGGCTTCTATGGTGCCAATTCCATTTACCACTTGCTCATTCCGTACACTTCGAAAGCACTGGACTCGGCCGGCTCGGGAATGACCACGTATACAGGCGTCATTTCATACGCTCTGGCATTTCTGGGAATTTTACTTGTCGCGCTTATCATTACAGCGGCTATTTCCAGAGTCATCCATCTGTCCATTTTCCACATGGCTGATTCCGTGCTCGGTGCTCTGGCTGGACTCATCAAAGGAGCAATCCTCACCTCGGTATTGTTTATACTGGTCACAACCCTTCTTCCCGACAACCCGTTGTTGACATCGTCGCGACTGTTGTCGTTTCAACAACCGATAACACAACTTATTCAACAGGCTATCCCACAGAATATGCTCGATCACCTTCATTCACTGCTTCCGAAGTCTGAAGCTGCGCAAACCCCATAA
- the mazG gene encoding nucleoside triphosphate pyrophosphohydrolase codes for MSAKDAHALEHLSQVLDTLLSPEGCPWDKAQTPKSLCDYIIEESFELVDAIRSEDDAAALEEVGDVLFLLLFVTKLYQRDGKFTLAQSIDAESAKMIRRHPHVFDDLEIANREELMRNWERIKRMEKKEGTSIFDSLPSGLPPLLKAYRIHSKAARVGFTWENDTDVKNALDAEWEELAKAQESGNLQAIQEEFGDYLFTLTEYGRRLGVKANTCLDHANKKFLDRFAKLEVLAKRDGKDIADMTLAELDALWDKVKLDPEND; via the coding sequence ATGAGTGCAAAAGACGCCCACGCCCTCGAACACCTCTCGCAAGTGCTTGATACCTTGCTCAGCCCGGAAGGTTGTCCCTGGGATAAAGCACAAACCCCCAAAAGTCTCTGCGATTATATAATCGAAGAGTCCTTCGAACTTGTCGACGCCATTCGTAGCGAAGACGATGCCGCTGCGCTCGAAGAAGTCGGCGATGTATTGTTTCTTCTGCTCTTCGTGACAAAACTCTATCAACGTGACGGCAAATTCACTCTGGCACAATCCATTGATGCAGAGTCAGCAAAAATGATCCGCCGCCACCCCCATGTTTTCGATGATCTTGAAATCGCGAATAGGGAAGAACTCATGCGCAACTGGGAGCGTATCAAGCGCATGGAGAAAAAAGAAGGCACCAGCATTTTCGATAGCCTTCCTTCGGGGCTGCCCCCTCTGCTCAAAGCCTACCGCATCCATTCGAAAGCCGCCCGTGTTGGCTTCACATGGGAAAACGATACCGATGTCAAAAACGCTCTCGATGCAGAGTGGGAAGAACTTGCCAAAGCGCAGGAATCCGGCAACCTCCAAGCTATTCAAGAGGAATTCGGCGACTATCTCTTTACGCTCACGGAATACGGCCGACGCTTAGGGGTTAAAGCCAACACATGCCTTGATCATGCGAATAAAAAATTCCTCGACCGATTTGCCAAACTCGAAGTACTGGCCAAACGTGACGGGAAAGATATTGCCGACATGACGCTTGCTGAACTCGATGCTCTCTGGGACAAAGTCAAACTGGATCCAGAGAATGATTAG